The window CACATTCTGGTCGACCGTTTACGAGGGACGCGAACAGACAAGAACGGATCTTCcgcctccgttctcgccccCCTTCTCAAGCTCGACGAAGAACTCTCTGAGGTGGACGTACACCCGACTGGTGCCGAGCCTTCACCGTTTCCGCCCCCGCACAACGATTTCTCCAGCACATGCAACACCCGTGCCACAGCgacgtcctcttcctctctttcatcttctctttcttcttctctttctacTTCTCTTTCtacttctctttcttcttctcgttcttctcgttcctcttctctttcttcttcttcctcttccctttcttcctcttccctttcttcttcctcttctctttcttcgttcgGGGCTTCGCCGTGtgcgtcgctcgcttcttcgcgccggGGTAGAGGCGAGCGAGCTCCCAGCGTTCGAGTTAGTTTTTTCCACAATCCGCTGGCCacgtcctcgcttctcggGCGCGTGCTGCCTCCGCGGCTGAACGAAGCGGTGGGTGTCCAACACATGAAGGCTCTCGTCGTGGACGACACGGTGCTGCTGACTGGGGCCAACTTCAGCGAGGAGTACCTCGTCAACAGGGCTGACCGTTACGTGGTCATCAACGACGCGTCTGTCGCGAATGCAGTGTGCGAGATCGTCCAGGCAGTTCAGCGAGGCAGCTTTTCTCTCAGGCGCAGGGCGGAAAGGCGCCGCGACCAACCGCTTTGCGTGAACGCGGGTCGGAGGTCTGTGGcggaagctggagagagagggcgagcgagaacagaaacagaaggcagagaggcaggacaCAACGCACAGGcggtgcgcatgcaggcgtgTGGGAGTAAGAAGAGAGGGTCAGAGGACGAGTTGACACTCTGCGGCGAGGAAGGTTTCAGAGATTGCGACTCGGAAGCGGCGAAGGGGGAAAAGCTTCGCACGCTGCGccgggaaggcggagacgaagcaggtTCTCGTCCAGTCTCTTCTGCGTTCGCGTCGTCGATCGGCATGcacgaggagaagcgcgcaggagaggctgaagacgcagggagggagagagaggaagagtaCACGCTGTGGCGGGCGCATGcccgggaaagagaaggaaaggagagccAAGACGAGAACAACGATTTCGACGTCGTCTGGGATCCCCAGTTCACTCTGACGCACAATCCAACACAAAACCCGGAGGCCTTTTCACGCGACTTTTATCGCCTTTTGAAAGAAACGTGTTCTCGGGAAAATGCTCTCTCAGAGTCCCGTCGAGCTTCCGCAGCGAATCCGGACCTGCccgcaaagacagagactgtctcctgcgcttctTTCACGAACAGCCGTTCCAGTGGAGTAACCCTGCACGCACTGTCGGGTctgaagagcgaaagacaggagagcggCCTCTCGCTTGGGGACGAAGCGCAGCGGAGGAGCGTGGGAGACTGTCGAGCAGAACCCGGGGGAGCAGCGTGCAATCTTGAGCACCCAGGAAGGCCGGTGAGAAAGTCTCAAGGGgcgggcgaaggagacgcacgcggcCAGAGTGAACATTCGCAGAGCTCGCAGGAACTTTCGCATGCTTCGGTGCAGAGCAAGCAAGAAAGGGGTGCCGTGGGACatgagggaagacgagaggcagtGCGAGCGGCGAAGGCCAGAGAttcaggtgtctgtacactcgaGATCGCTCTTCAAGCGGGTTTCACCGACCCTCCCATTGACGACCTCGCTCGAGTCCTCGACGAGATCTTTgtggaggcaggcgaaagTGGACCAAAAAAGTTTAACTCAGCGCGTCTCAAGAAAGTAGACAGCGGCGCTGAAGAATCAAGCACAGCGCACTCTGGCCGTCCGCTAAGCACAAATAGGGAACATCAAGTTCGTGCGTCATCCCCCCTCGCTCCCCCCGGCTACAATGCTGTCGCTTCCGAGGATGAAGATAGTAGAAGACCGCTATCCAGTCTTGCAACTGGTTCATCAGCGGTGGTTCTTGCCTCTCCCTATTTAAATCTCCCTAGCCGACTGCTGAGGCGCCTCAGCGCTCTCTGTGTAGCCCAGTCGGATGCCACACAATTGCTACCCGAGGCTCGGCAAAGAGAACCGGATCTTTCAGTTGGGTCGGGGATCTGCGATAGAGCCTTGCGCACAAGAAAGGTAGCTGTTGTAACGGCCGCTCCACAAGCAAATAGTTTTTTCAGGTCGAAAGGCGTATCGCGTTACATTCCAGAGGCGTATGCCTACCTTGCTCATCAAGTAGCTCGGATGCTGGAGCAGGCTGCGCGCCGAACTCCCGCGACTGTATGCGGTTCGGGTCACAGACACcagagcgaggggagagatTCACAAGCAGATGCACTCGCGCAAAATGCAGGACGGGAGTTGTCTGATGCGAGATCCACGGATCCTCGAGAAGGGTCGGAGTCCGTGATGCTccaggagacggaaagtAGACGTTCAGACTCTGTGCTATTTGAGTACTGTCGCCCGTGGTGGACGTTTCATACCAAGGCGATTTGGCTGCTGGCCGAAACGTCGTgccgagaaacgagagaactCGGCTGCCGTCCGGAAGAAGAGCCCAGTCGAGCGACACGAGGGGAAACCGCGCACGGCCTCACCGAACAACGCTTCGAGCAGCATCAAGAAGGCTGCTCTTTTATCCCGGCGAACACTCAACGAGAAGCCGTAGACGTTCGGGCGGGGGCTTCAGGGCTGTGTCGGGGGATCTCCTATGCCGACGAGAACTCCGTGTCAAAGTTTCCCGAAATCGGAGGGAAGATCCCTTCTGTACAGCGTTGTTCCTGGTTGAGAGTAGCTGCGCAACATCCGGAGCACACGGTGGAAAGCGACTCGACACATCTGCTGCCTTACATGACCGTGTTTGGGAGTTCGAATTTCAGCGAGCGGGCGGAGCGCCGAGACCTTGAACTGAGTTGTGTCTTAAGGACAACGGACCATGAGCTTCAGAGCCAGATGAAGGCGGAAATCGAGGACGTATTCAAGCACTCTCGGCCTGTCGAGGCCGAGAGTTTGAGAAGAAGATTTGGATGGGTCACGTGGTTCGCAGTTCAGTGGCGCACAATCAAGTCTCTCCTATGAAGGAACGCCGGGGGTTTTTTGTGCATTTGCACGCACGCGTGAACGCTGGACTGCTCCGCTGGGAGGAAGGTTCGCAGTGTCATGTGGAGTGTGACTTGCCGATTTGAACGTGTTTGGTCGTGCGGGCTTTAGAAGACGCTTACCAGGTTTTTTCAGAAACTGACAAATTTGTTGCATGTGTTCCGCTCTACGGACACCGGGTTTCGTCCGGTCTCGAGTGTCAACAGACGGTTTTTACAATTTTTTCACACAGGCTCGTAGACAGCTGGTTTCTCCCGTGTTCGTCCACTGGACATTGTACGAAAAACGTTCTGGGATACCACGCGGGCTCGAGGATCGCACCCCCCGTCCTCGCACGGTTGCACGACGACTTTTGTAGCCCAGTCGCCGAGGATGCCAGCACTGAGTAGCCAGCCTCTACAAGCTGTTCGAGTATCATGGAGTTTCCGGACCCAGCGTGCGTGTGGTTCAGGCCTTGTCCCAAGGATCCCCTGTTTTTGTCACGCACCGCCAGTGTCAATCCACTTCCTCCGGCTGCATTTGACACATTTCACATAGGGAATTCCCTTTTCGCTGCACTTCATTTCCATCGTACCCCTGGCGCGGGAAGGACCAGAGCGCCGGGGCTGAAGAATCCGGCCTGACTTGTGCCGCTTCTTTCTACTGACTCGCTCGCATTGAGATCCACCCTTCTGTCCCGGCGCCGACCCAGCACAGAGTTGACGTTTTTTTTGGATGCGTAGATCCAGAACGCTCAGGTGGGAAGACAGGAGTCGCAGGGAGTTTCCAAGGTTGACCCAGGGGCAAGGGGTCTGTGGTGTGCGAGTCACATCTCAGGCGGAACGCCGTCTTTTGTGCATTTCCACCAACGAATTCCGCCAGCAGACAACTGCCTGTactctttctctgcattcGCCTCTGTGCTCCAGCTCGAGTGCGAAGAGGATGTGAGCGACTCgtgcgcgtgtgtgttgTCGCCCCTGCGCGACCGCTtccgagtgtctcctctcgcggtAGCCACAGTCCCTCAACAGtcctccgctctctgtcAGTTTTCACGGCGGTCTCCGTCCTGTTTCCCCATCAATCCCGTGTCTCCCattcctttttcctgttccCTGCTGCGCGACACACGGTTTCGCCGCTCGGCCGGAAGTGCATGCCCGTCCAGTGCACACTTTTGACACGAAATCTCGGAGTCCAGAAGAGCCCGTCCGCTTTTCGGCTCGGCCAAACGCGTGTCGCCGTTAAAAGGTGCTCTGTTGTCGATTTTTCCGCGGACCCGGCCAGCTCAAgcgacgtgcatgcatgtgcggAGTTCTCGCGCGATGTGCGCCGCGAGCGGTGCGGACTCCGCTGGGGCTCGGCGGGGACAGGTGAGCAGAGGGAATCCCCGTACCCCGACTAAAAGCCGAACTGAGTCTCGCAAGTGCCCTTCGTTTTGCAGGCCGCGCTGGCGGCGAAAAGGCGATTCGGGGGACAGTCGCTGTccgtctgcgcctctcgtGCAAATTGCGTGAtagcaaagagaaagacatcTGGGGAGACGGTCTTCTCGACCTCGGTGATTTCGAGGCTGTCCCGTGCAAGTAAACAATCAAACCTGCATCCTGGGCATGTTTGCATCTGTGAGCGTGTATGTGCGTGTGGACATGTacgcgcctctccgcttcttccttcactTGTTTCCTgacccgtttctctctctctctttcgcctcgtcctcgctcgtTATCTGTGCcgatctctcttctctctgtgtctgaTTTTCCCCTCTTGTTTCTCGCGAGCGGAAGGCGCAACTGCTTCAAGAACGTCGTGGACCACGGCGCGGCGTCACCAGAGTGTACTCGCGCTGCCGAGAGAACTGTGTTCTGCTCCGCGCTCTCATCGCGAAAACGCGATTTCCCGTCCGTCAGAAaccagctgtctcctctagAGCGTTGCCAAAAtgggaggaggcggaggcggtgCGCTGAATAAGCTCTTCCCGGGGTACAAGGACAAAATCTGGCTGAAAGTTCCTGTGCAGGTACGCGTGAGAGACTCCAAACTCGAGGCCTGAGCAATAGGCCTTCCCCTTTCCCCCCCCTCGTCTCAGCCCCGTGCACTGGGACATCGCTACGTTTTCGTGCGGGAGGTCGTGTGAGCTCGTGCGCAAACCGACGATTTCCGCCCCGGTTCGCTACCTCTCCTGAGCGAAACGGGAAGCCGTTCgttggggggggggaaaNNNNNNNNNNNNNNNNNNNNNNNNNNNNNNNNNNNNNNNNNNNNNNNNNNNNNNNNNNNNNNNNNNNNNNNNNNNNNNNNNNNNNNNNNNNNNNNNNNNNCCGCCTTCCGGCCGTCGACTAAAGAGACAATCAGTCGAGGCACTCTCGTCGAGGGCGCGGATTTCTACCTCCCAACGGCGCAGGAGCAGCAGCGCCTCGCCCGTCACTTCGAGCCCTACTCGGAGcagacaagaagaaagaagaaagttCCGCTACCAGAGGtcagctgcgtctcttctttcctgctccGAGGACATCCGCCCCGCCAAGCCGAAAACGCCCGAGCTCTCAGGGGACGTGccccgtgcatgcgtttcagGACTCAGAGACTGGCAGGAGACCACGCCTGTGTACAGtgttctctcgtctgtttttctgcgccGGTCGATTCCAtcgttctgcttcttcggTGCGGTATATTCTCGTGCGTGCGCGCCGGTGCCTGTGCAGCCTTCTTCTAGAGTATGCGGATCAGGTGGCGGCGGGCGAGCGCCTCGCCCGACTCGGCGCCTGTGACGTGGATAGCTGCCTGCACGCGGTGAGCCTTGTTCGGCTTCGTAGCTCGTTCTGCTCTGTCGGTACACCatgtttttgtctccagcATTTCGGTGTATTTGGCGGtcgctctcggcgcctccttcGTTCACGACTACTTCTACCAGCGGCGACCGGTCGCGTGGTGTCTCGAGAAGGAACCCCCGCACCCGCCGAGCTACCCTTTCTGGTTCAAATCGCTCTTCCATTCTCACGACATTCCCTCTGTCCGACGTGGCTACGAAGTCTACCGCAAGGTGAGATTCGCCCTCCCGTGCGCCGCGCTTCgtgcctcccccccccctctgcTCCAcgactctcgcttctgcgcagACGAGACAGCATGACGCGCCAGGTGACAAAGTCGCAAAAACTTCGCCCGTGCCCCACGAACCGTCCACACGCCTATTTTCATGTCTATATGTGCGTGGAAATAGGTATGTACGTGCAGTGCACGCGGCGCGCGGGGTCACATCGCGGGCCCCGTTGCCTTTTGCGGAGTTCCGATCTTCATCGCGTCTCCGTGGGTTCGGTCTCTGTCGCCGCATCCACCTGTCGCGCAGTGTGCAGATGGggccttt of the Neospora caninum Liverpool complete genome, chromosome XII genome contains:
- a CDS encoding putative phosphatidylglycerophosphate synthase, whose protein sequence is MRLRFAVPPRAVRFLKTPSHFFQVSAFLLSRAQRRVALAALYIGTGPRERFLVDLLRRRMREVACMRESARPGSAFGEFLWAGDQRWKARAVAPTVAGGQRNGENGRAERTRVSARERDQEESLGKRRLQVHILVDRLRGTRTDKNGSSASVLAPLLKLDEELSEVDVHPTGAEPSPFPPPHNDFSSTCNTRATATSSSSLSSSLSSSLSTSLSTSLSSSRSSRSSSLSSSSSSLSSSSLSSSSSLSSFGASPCASLASSRRGRGERAPSVRVSFFHNPLATSSLLGRVLPPRLNEAVGVQHMKALVVDDTVLLTGANFSEEYLVNRADRYVVINDASVANAVCEIVQAVQRGSFSLRRRAERRRDQPLCVNAGRRSVAEAGERGRARTETEGREAGHNAQAVRMQACGSKKRGSEDELTLCGEEGFRDCDSEAAKGEKLRTLRREGGDEAGSRPVSSAFASSIGMHEEKRAGEAEDAGREREEEYTLWRAHAREREGKESQDENNDFDVVWDPQFTLTHNPTQNPEAFSRDFYRLLKETCSRENALSESRRASAANPDLPAKTETVSCASFTNSRSSGVTLHALSGLKSERQESGLSLGDEAQRRSVGDCRAEPGGAACNLEHPGRPVRKSQGAGEGDARGQSEHSQSSQELSHASVQSKQERGAVGHEGRREAVRAAKARDSGVCTLEIALQAGFTDPPIDDLARVLDEIFVEAGESGPKKFNSARLKKVDSGAEESSTAHSGRPLSTNREHQVRASSPLAPPGYNAVASEDEDSRRPLSSLATGSSAVVLASPYLNLPSRLLRRLSALCVAQSDATQLLPEARQREPDLSVGSGICDRALRTRKVAVVTAAPQANSFFRSKGVSRYIPEAYAYLAHQVARMLEQAARRTPATVCGSGHRHQSEGRDSQADALAQNAGRELSDARSTDPREGSESVMLQETESRRSDSVLFEYCRPWWTFHTKAIWLLAETSCRETRELGCRPEEEPSRATRGETAHGLTEQRFEQHQEGCSFIPANTQREAVDVRAGASGLCRGISYADENSVSKFPEIGGKIPSVQRCSWLRVAAQHPEHTVESDSTHLLPYMTVFGSSNFSERAERRDLELSCVLRTTDHELQSQMKAEIEDVFKHSRPVEAESLRRRFGWVTWFAVQWRTIKSLL